One genomic region from Yamadazyma tenuis chromosome 4, complete sequence encodes:
- the SEN2 gene encoding tRNA splicing endonuclease subunit sen2 (COG:J; EggNog:ENOG503NXNS; BUSCO:EOG09262WXK): MAKRRYNKKKYEGPLPVTLSSTVYGPLPEVYPHNPLSWAYFAYKYLVLLTKPVPQGCIDNIVVNCEHTDAGAVFTVNDLSEMTRLWDHGCYGKGIFSRSDPTWYSRTTRRLHLNHSSSEPAELSNEDITRFRREERSRFKAERTREQQLKTKRRHTPLSTEEKQELQEVESVLLAFRRSNRLKVQKEQSQPILWGDMRDEDQLNVDKETMELVNIEALQLQPVELFFLKYGLDVVDVISSQDASALSTREVFFACCGTRTPIPSTSFIVQYVVYHYYRSLGWSVRSGIKFGCDFILYKRGPQFSHAEHAVLVIPADGQHEKSWVELQTLSRVIGSVRKTLVLNYVEMPSVADFTAVLHPDQSDETLFTTLLRLYRVNEVVYRRWVPNKTRD, from the coding sequence ATGGCGAAAAGACGGTACAACAAAAAAAAGTATGAGGGTCCGCTTCCAGTAACATTGTCGTCGACAGTATATGGGCCGCTACCAGAGGTGTACCCTCACAATCCGCTTTCATGGGCGTATTTTGCATACAAATACCTTGTTCTACTCACAAAGCCTGTTCCACAAGGGTGCATCGACAACATTGTTGTGAACTGTGAGCATACTGACGCTGGCGCCGTTTTCACAGTGAACGATTTGTCTGAAATGACAAGACTTTGGGACCATGGATGTTACGGTAAGGGTATCTTTTCTCGGTCAGACCCTACGTGGTACTCCAGGACTACTAGAAGACTTCATTTGAACCATCTGTCAAGTGAGCCAGCTGAGTTGTCTAACGAAGACATCACACGGTTTCGAAGGGAGGAACGGAGTCGGTTTAAGGCCGAAAGAACTCGAGAGCAACAGCTCAAGACAAAACGCCGACATACACCTCTTTCTACTGAAGAAAAGCAGGAATTACAGGAAGTTGAGTCTGTTCTTCTCGCGTTTCGTCGCTCAAATCGGTTGAAGGTGCAAAAAGAACAGCTGCAACCCATCTTATGGGGCGATATGAGGGATGAAGACCAGCTTAACGTTGACAAGGAAACGATGGAATTGGTCAATATCGAAGCTTTACAGCTTCAGCCTGTCGAattgtttttcttgaaatACGGTTTAGACGTGGTGGATGTGATTTCAAGCCAGGACGCGAGTGCACTTTCTACACGAGAAGTATTTTTCGCCTGCTGTGGAACTCGTACGCCGATTCCCAGCACCAGCTTTATTGTACAGTACGTGGTATACCACTACTACCGGTCGCTCGGTTGGTCTGTTCGACTGGGTATTAAGTTTGGATGTGACTTCATTTTGTATAAGCGAGGCCCACAGTTCTCCCACGCCGAACATGCTGTCCTCGTTATCCCTGCCGACGGACAACATGAGAAGAGCTGGGTGGAGTTACAAACGCTCTCGAGGGTGATTGGCAGTGTCAGAAAGACCTTGGTGCTTAATTATGTAGAAATGCCTTCAGTGGCAGATTTTACGGCAGTTTTGCACCCAGACCAACTGGACGAAACCTTGTTTACAACTCTCCTTCGACTTTACCGAGTCAATGAGGTGGTATATCGCCGGTGGGTGCCCAACAAAACCCGAGACTAG